The following proteins are co-located in the Microbacterium sp. Clip185 genome:
- a CDS encoding Fe-S protein, whose amino-acid sequence MEILRHIVVLVHLVGFAILFGAWVVEAASRRIRVTRLMSLGMTIAAVAGLALAAPWGIDYELNYVKIGVKLIVLLVIGALIGISSARQRRTDSLPAAIFWPIGILTLANAAIAVIWR is encoded by the coding sequence ATGGAGATCCTGCGTCACATCGTCGTCCTCGTGCACCTCGTCGGCTTCGCCATCCTCTTCGGAGCATGGGTCGTGGAAGCCGCGAGCCGCCGCATCCGCGTCACCCGCCTCATGAGCCTCGGCATGACCATCGCCGCGGTCGCCGGCCTGGCCCTGGCCGCCCCTTGGGGCATCGATTACGAGCTGAACTACGTGAAGATCGGCGTCAAGCTCATCGTGCTGCTCGTCATCGGCGCCCTGATCGGCATCAGCTCGGCCCGCCAGCGTCGCACCGACTCGCTGCCCGCGGCGATCTTCTGGCCGATCGGCATCCTCACCCTCGCCAACGCCGCCATCGCCGTCATCTGGCGCTGA
- the ribH gene encoding 6,7-dimethyl-8-ribityllumazine synthase, with the protein MSGHGAPQQTEIDARGLRVVIVAGTWHETISDGLIAGAERVLTASGADYSLVRVAGSFELPVVAKAALEAGADAVIALGVIIRGGTPHFEFVSSAATDGLTRVALDTGKPVGFGVLTLDDEKQGLDRAGLAGSKEDKGAEAADAALRTALTLRELRG; encoded by the coding sequence ATGAGCGGCCACGGCGCCCCCCAGCAGACCGAGATCGACGCCCGCGGCCTGCGGGTCGTCATCGTCGCCGGAACCTGGCACGAGACGATCAGCGACGGGCTCATCGCCGGCGCGGAGCGGGTGCTCACCGCATCCGGTGCCGACTACTCGCTCGTGCGTGTCGCGGGATCCTTCGAGCTCCCCGTCGTGGCCAAAGCGGCATTGGAGGCCGGCGCCGACGCGGTCATCGCCCTCGGTGTGATCATCCGCGGCGGCACGCCCCACTTCGAGTTCGTCTCCTCCGCCGCAACCGACGGGCTCACCCGCGTCGCCCTCGACACGGGCAAGCCGGTCGGTTTCGGGGTGCTGACCCTCGACGACGAGAAGCAGGGGCTCGATCGCGCCGGTCTTGCCGGCTCGAAGGAGGACAAGGGCGCGGAGGCGGCGGATGCGGCACTGCGCACCGCTCTCACCCTGCGCGAACTCCGCGGCTGA
- the ribA gene encoding GTP cyclohydrolase II: protein MSLSSIPEALEALAAGRPVIVADDENRENEGDVILSAQLATPEWIAWTVRWSSGFICAPMPAEWADRLDLPPMVEVNQDARGTAYTVSVDAASGVTTGISAADRAHTLNVLADPASAPSSVNRPGHILPLRAVDGGVRERGGHTEAAVDLMRLAGLEPVGAIAEIVDEDGSMMRLPGLMALGERDGIPVITIEQLVGYLDEVDPREEPSAAASHRRRVSLRAEATVPTSHGEFRFLAYKDRVTGTDHLAVVKGELDDAPLVRVHSECLTGEAFGSLKCECGPQLDAALDRIEKDGGVVVYMRGHEGRGIGLINKLRAYNLQERGLDTVDANLALGLPADARDYAAAAGILADLGVERVRLLTNNTDKVTQLRALGLDVVEQVPLLVGVGPNNHQYLATKRDRMGHIIADEDLTEALAQMKENR from the coding sequence ATGAGTCTGAGTTCCATCCCCGAGGCCCTCGAGGCCCTCGCCGCCGGTCGCCCGGTGATCGTCGCCGACGACGAGAACCGTGAGAACGAAGGCGACGTGATCCTCTCGGCGCAGCTCGCGACCCCCGAGTGGATCGCGTGGACGGTGCGCTGGTCGAGCGGGTTCATCTGCGCTCCCATGCCCGCGGAGTGGGCGGACCGCCTGGATCTTCCTCCCATGGTCGAGGTGAACCAGGATGCCCGCGGCACCGCGTACACCGTGAGCGTCGACGCCGCATCCGGCGTCACGACAGGCATCAGCGCCGCCGACCGGGCGCACACGCTGAACGTGCTGGCGGATCCCGCCTCCGCACCCTCCTCGGTGAACCGGCCGGGCCACATCCTGCCGCTGCGCGCGGTGGACGGCGGCGTGCGCGAGCGCGGCGGCCACACCGAGGCGGCTGTCGACCTCATGCGCCTGGCGGGGCTCGAGCCCGTCGGCGCGATCGCGGAGATCGTCGACGAGGACGGCAGCATGATGCGCCTTCCCGGTCTCATGGCCCTCGGCGAGCGCGACGGCATCCCGGTCATCACGATCGAACAGCTCGTCGGCTACCTCGACGAGGTGGACCCGCGCGAGGAGCCCTCGGCCGCTGCGTCGCACCGTCGGCGCGTGAGCCTGCGCGCCGAGGCGACAGTGCCCACCTCGCACGGCGAGTTCCGCTTCCTGGCCTACAAGGACCGCGTGACGGGCACCGATCACCTGGCCGTCGTCAAGGGAGAGCTGGACGACGCGCCCCTCGTGCGCGTGCACTCCGAGTGCTTGACCGGCGAGGCGTTCGGTTCGCTCAAGTGCGAGTGCGGCCCGCAACTGGATGCGGCGCTCGACCGCATCGAGAAGGACGGCGGCGTCGTGGTCTACATGCGCGGCCACGAGGGCCGCGGCATCGGGCTCATCAACAAGCTGCGCGCGTACAACCTGCAGGAGCGGGGCCTGGACACGGTCGACGCGAACCTGGCGCTGGGTCTTCCCGCCGACGCGCGCGACTACGCCGCCGCCGCGGGCATCCTCGCCGACCTCGGGGTCGAGCGGGTGCGTCTGCTGACCAACAACACCGACAAGGTCACGCAGTTGCGCGCCCTCGGTCTCGACGTCGTCGAGCAGGTGCCCCTGCTCGTGGGCGTCGGCCCCAACAACCACCAGTACCTCGCCACCAAGCGCGACCGGATGGGACACATCATCGCGGACGAGGACCTCACCGAAGCGCTCGCGCAGATGAAGGAGAACCGATGA
- a CDS encoding riboflavin synthase — MFTGIVEEIGTVTRTEPSGDGVRLTVTAPRAVSDAAHGDSISVSGVCLTVVDQGEDWFTADVMRQTLDVTAIGGVTAGTPVNIERATAAGGRLGGHIVQGHVDGTGRVLEVRPGTEWRVIRISLPAELAPLVVDKGSIALDGVSLTVSAASDPSEQEPWFEVSLIPETLAATTLGERAVGDIVNLETDILARHVQRLLAFAPATEGGSR, encoded by the coding sequence ATGTTCACCGGGATCGTGGAAGAGATCGGCACCGTCACCCGCACGGAGCCCTCGGGAGACGGCGTGCGCCTCACGGTGACCGCGCCGCGCGCGGTGTCGGATGCGGCGCACGGCGACTCGATCTCCGTCTCCGGCGTCTGCCTCACGGTGGTCGATCAGGGCGAGGACTGGTTCACCGCCGACGTCATGCGTCAGACGCTCGACGTGACCGCGATCGGCGGCGTCACCGCGGGCACGCCCGTCAACATCGAGCGCGCGACGGCCGCCGGCGGACGCCTGGGGGGCCACATCGTGCAGGGCCACGTCGACGGCACGGGTCGCGTGCTCGAGGTGCGCCCCGGCACCGAGTGGCGCGTGATCCGCATCTCGCTGCCGGCCGAACTGGCACCACTTGTGGTCGACAAGGGATCGATCGCCCTCGACGGCGTCTCTCTCACCGTGAGCGCGGCGAGCGACCCGTCGGAGCAGGAGCCCTGGTTCGAGGTCTCACTCATCCCCGAGACGCTCGCGGCCACGACCCTCGGCGAGCGCGCGGTCGGCGACATCGTCAATCTGGAGACCGACATCCTGGCGCGCCACGTGCAGCGACTGCTGGCCTTCGCTCCCGCAACGGAAGGTGGCTCGCGATGA
- the ribD gene encoding bifunctional diaminohydroxyphosphoribosylaminopyrimidine deaminase/5-amino-6-(5-phosphoribosylamino)uracil reductase RibD, with the protein MPVSETEERAMARALELARRGPVGVNPQVGAVLLSPDGDVIAEGWHHGAGTAHAEVDALSQADPDAVRGATAVVTLEPCNHTGRTGPCALALIEAGVARVVYAMSDPTPTASGGAERLRAAGVEVESGVLADQAQELLASWTEAQRLGRPHVTLKWAQSLDGRAAAADGSSQWITGSEAREDVHRRRASADAIVAGTGTVLADDPALTARTPDGALRPTQPRPVVIGERDIPADAAVHRHPKELWHLRTRDLHEALATLHERGIQRVFVEGGPHLQSALLREGLVDELLTYVAPVLLGGDRVALDDLGVADISQARRLELRETRRLGDDLLLISRPAASAAESPSDTEGAH; encoded by the coding sequence ATGCCGGTGAGCGAGACCGAGGAACGCGCCATGGCGCGAGCGCTGGAGCTTGCCCGGCGCGGGCCCGTCGGGGTCAACCCGCAGGTGGGTGCCGTGCTCCTCTCCCCCGACGGCGACGTGATCGCCGAGGGGTGGCACCACGGCGCCGGTACCGCGCACGCCGAAGTCGATGCGCTGTCGCAGGCCGATCCGGATGCGGTGCGGGGCGCGACCGCCGTCGTCACCCTCGAGCCGTGCAACCACACCGGCCGCACCGGCCCGTGCGCGCTCGCGCTCATCGAAGCGGGGGTGGCCCGGGTGGTCTACGCGATGAGCGATCCCACCCCGACCGCATCGGGTGGCGCCGAGCGGCTGCGCGCGGCCGGCGTCGAGGTCGAGTCCGGCGTGCTCGCCGACCAGGCGCAGGAACTGCTCGCCTCATGGACGGAGGCGCAGCGCTTGGGCCGCCCGCATGTCACCCTGAAGTGGGCGCAGAGCCTCGACGGCCGCGCAGCCGCGGCCGACGGCTCCAGCCAGTGGATCACCGGCTCCGAAGCACGTGAGGACGTGCACCGTCGGCGCGCGAGCGCGGACGCGATCGTCGCGGGCACCGGCACCGTCCTCGCGGACGATCCGGCACTGACCGCTCGAACTCCTGACGGCGCTCTGCGCCCGACGCAGCCGCGACCCGTCGTGATCGGCGAACGCGACATCCCCGCCGACGCTGCCGTGCACCGCCATCCGAAGGAGCTCTGGCACCTGCGCACGCGGGATCTGCACGAAGCCCTGGCCACCCTGCACGAGCGCGGCATCCAGCGGGTGTTCGTCGAGGGCGGCCCGCATCTGCAGAGCGCTCTGCTGCGCGAGGGGCTCGTCGACGAACTGCTGACCTACGTCGCCCCCGTGCTCCTGGGCGGCGACCGCGTCGCGCTCGACGACCTCGGCGTGGCCGACATCTCCCAGGCGCGGCGCCTCGAGCTGCGCGAGACCCGGCGGCTCGGCGACGATCTGCTGCTGATCTCGCGGCCCGCCGCATCCGCTGCGGAATCACCCTCCGACACAGAAGGAGCCCACTGA
- a CDS encoding Fpg/Nei family DNA glycosylase has product MPEMPEVQGLVDFLGARLTGLAITQARISAISALKTYDPPIDALVGAHVESVVRRGKFVDIATDAGAHLVFHLAKAGWLRWHDALPTTVIKPGRSPIALRVGFADGSGFDLTEAGTKKSLAVSVVRGPDEVPGIARLGPDPLDPAFTRDALAELLAGRRTQIKGVLRDQSVVAGIGNAYSDEILHVARLSPYALAATLDDAEIDTLYAATIETLSDAVEAASGRPPAELKDAKRRGMRVHGRQGEACPVCGDVVRSVFFADNSLEYCATCQTGGKVLADRRLSRLLK; this is encoded by the coding sequence ATGCCCGAGATGCCGGAGGTCCAGGGACTCGTCGACTTCCTCGGCGCGCGCCTGACGGGCCTTGCGATCACGCAGGCCCGCATCAGCGCGATCTCCGCACTGAAGACATACGACCCACCCATCGACGCGCTCGTCGGCGCTCACGTCGAGTCCGTCGTGCGGCGTGGCAAATTCGTCGACATCGCGACGGATGCGGGCGCGCACCTCGTCTTTCATCTGGCGAAGGCGGGATGGCTGCGCTGGCACGATGCGCTGCCGACGACGGTGATCAAGCCCGGCCGCTCCCCCATCGCGCTGCGCGTGGGGTTCGCCGACGGCTCCGGGTTCGATCTCACCGAGGCCGGCACCAAGAAGTCGCTCGCGGTCTCGGTCGTACGCGGGCCCGACGAGGTTCCCGGGATCGCCCGGCTCGGTCCCGACCCGCTCGATCCCGCCTTCACCCGCGATGCGCTGGCGGAGCTCCTGGCGGGTCGCCGCACACAGATCAAGGGGGTTCTGCGGGATCAATCGGTCGTCGCCGGAATCGGCAACGCCTACTCCGACGAGATCCTCCACGTCGCGAGGCTCTCGCCGTACGCCCTCGCCGCAACCCTCGATGACGCCGAGATCGACACCCTGTACGCCGCGACGATCGAGACGTTGAGCGACGCCGTGGAGGCCGCATCCGGCAGACCTCCTGCCGAGCTGAAAGACGCCAAACGGCGCGGGATGCGGGTTCATGGCCGCCAGGGCGAGGCGTGCCCGGTGTGCGGCGACGTCGTGCGCTCGGTGTTCTTCGCCGACAACTCGCTCGAGTACTGCGCGACGTGCCAGACCGGCGGCAAGGTACTGGCGGACCGGCGGCTGTCGCGCCTGCTGAAGTGA